In Desulfomonile tiedjei DSM 6799, a genomic segment contains:
- a CDS encoding XRE family transcriptional regulator: MKTFGKYAKERIRQLGKSQKDLAEKLGVSRAYISQILSGKKNPPDLGKPKNRSQLLIWSEFFAVPEDHVLGLVRFELHRVPPKPSPRYPGLRRLLLERLRFPDKVLVDEIQALELHPAENQALHQMVRMFFILQENQEAGSAYGPARFKDFCFRAKSNRDFVESELLTFFRDTPFTWIWDREANDVTFYSEADYMQSAVSRLQELFSDSPNMQLSRTIPVVGHVSAGEGFEFTDGGYAPGEGFEQVELPPGINPCLAPTLYCVRVRGDSLREYFGDGTLLFIKPQSWEQIKDGDLVIFKDKNGNKAFVKKVEFSGDNLILKSMNPLYKHMVLARSDIVLLERVMSILL; this comes from the coding sequence ATGAAAACCTTCGGAAAATATGCCAAAGAACGAATACGACAGCTCGGCAAGAGCCAAAAGGACTTAGCCGAGAAACTTGGCGTATCCCGAGCCTACATATCTCAAATTTTATCTGGGAAAAAGAATCCTCCGGATCTCGGGAAACCGAAGAATCGGTCTCAACTTCTCATATGGTCGGAATTCTTTGCCGTACCCGAAGACCACGTCTTGGGATTGGTTCGTTTTGAGCTGCATCGCGTGCCTCCTAAGCCATCCCCCAGGTATCCCGGTTTGAGACGCCTTTTACTTGAGAGGTTAAGATTTCCCGACAAGGTGCTTGTTGACGAAATCCAGGCTTTGGAATTGCATCCAGCCGAAAATCAGGCACTCCATCAAATGGTGAGAATGTTCTTTATCCTCCAGGAAAATCAGGAAGCCGGTTCCGCGTATGGGCCTGCCCGATTCAAGGATTTCTGTTTTCGGGCAAAATCCAACAGGGATTTCGTAGAATCGGAGTTGCTGACTTTTTTCCGTGATACTCCGTTCACCTGGATCTGGGACAGAGAGGCCAACGACGTTACGTTCTATTCGGAAGCGGATTACATGCAATCGGCCGTGTCCCGGTTACAGGAGCTCTTTTCGGACAGCCCGAACATGCAACTGAGCCGGACTATTCCGGTGGTGGGTCACGTGAGTGCGGGCGAAGGATTTGAGTTCACCGACGGAGGATATGCTCCGGGCGAAGGGTTTGAGCAGGTGGAACTCCCACCGGGTATAAATCCTTGTCTTGCCCCGACATTGTACTGTGTCAGGGTGAGAGGGGATTCGCTCCGGGAATATTTTGGCGACGGGACTCTCTTGTTCATCAAACCTCAGTCCTGGGAGCAGATAAAAGACGGTGACCTCGTCATATTTAAAGACAAGAACGGGAACAAGGCTTTCGTCAAAAAGGTGGAGTTTTCAGGAGACAATCTGATTCTGAAATCCATGAATCCCCTGTACAAACACATGGTTCTTGCTCGGTCGGACATTGTTTTGCTCGAGAGGGTCATGTCAATCCTGTTGTGA